DNA from Amycolatopsis sp. DSM 110486:
TTGCCGCTGTTGTTCGGGTGGGTAACGAAGAAGCCGCTGCCTTCTTCCGTGGCCGAGTCTTACCTTCTTCGCCTGCGCGGGTCTTCCGGCGTGCGACGCGACCTGCGCAAGCTGCTGCGCTCGGTGCACCCCCGGCACACCTTGGCGGCCGCGGAGAAACTGCGGTCGTTTTCGCCGCCCGTTCTCCTGGCCTGGGCTTCGGAAGACAAGCTGTTCCCCGTGCGCTTCGCGTACCGGCTGGCCGAACTGCTGCCGGACGCTCGCGTCGTGGAGATCGCCGACTCGTACACCTTCGTCCCGGAGGACCAGCCCGACGTGCTCGCCGGGCACATCGTCGAGTTCGCGAGCGTCATGGCAGATTAGGCCGGGTGAGACGCACTCAGCAGGAACGTTCCGACAGCACGCGCGCGGCCCTCGTCGGCGCCGCCCGCGAGCTCTTCGGCACGCGCGGCTACCACGACGTGCCGGCCGAAGAGATCACCCGCACGGCCGGCGTCACCCGCGGCGCGCTCTACCACCACTTCGGCGACAAGCTGGGCCTGTTCCGCGCCGTGGTGGAAGAGGTGGAACGCGAACTGACGGCCGAGGTCTCCGCGGTGATGACAGCGTCTGCCGATCCCCTGGTCGGCATGACCACGGCGCTGGGGACGTTCCTGGAGGCCTGCCTCCGGCCGGAGGTCCAGCGCATCTCCCTGGCAGACGCCCCCGCGGTGCTCGGCTGGGACGTCTGGCGCGAGATCGAGGGCGAGTACGGGCTGGGGTTGCTGGTGTCGGCCCTGACTTCGGCACATGCGGCGGGGTTGATCGTGGACATGCCTATTCGCACTCTGGCGCAGCTGATTTTGAGCGCGGTGATGGAGGCGGCGCGGATGATCGCTTCGGCTTCGGATCAGGCTGCCGTGTTGGCTGAGACGCAGGTGGTTTTCGCGGGTTGGCTGGGTTCCTTGCTGCGGCCCGATCACCGGTAGGTAGTTACCGGAAGAGGATGTCGGCAGTCCTCGCTGAATAGTGCGACGACAATATCCTCCTTCGTCAACTTCATGGGGTCGATATAGCCGGGCCGCCCAAGAGGGACGGTGCAGAACGTCACGTTCCCCGTGAATTTATCGGGGTCGAGCATTGTCGGTCCAGCGGAGATATACGCAGCCATCCGGACGGCCGGCAAATCGTCGTTTTGTTGATGGAGGGCGGCCCAAGCGAACGCCACCCCTCTGCGGAGCAGGGGTGAAACCAGCGATTCGCCGATTTCAGTCAGATCAAGATCGGGAATACCGCGACCGTTGACCGCCGCCTCGTAGTCGATGACAGCAGAGAAGCGGTCCCGGTCGCCGAAATAACTTCGATACCACGCCTCGAGCAGGTGGGCATCATCCACTGTGATCCAGCCGCGTTCTATCACTCCACGAAGTTCCACGACTACGTCATTTTGCCTGAGGGCGTCAAGAACGTCCGACCCGGCAATTCGAGCGGCTTCCGAACTCATCCACGCCATGAAAAATTCCCATCCTTCGACATACGTCTCTCAATTCACCCACCTGGCAACCGTTCGGGGAACGGTCTACCGAAGTAACAGTCATTCCACTGATCTGGGGTTTTTGCGCCGATTGGCATTGAAGCGCGCCTTCTTCTCACGATTCCCGCACGTGTTCATGTCGCACCATTTGCGGGTGCGGCTTTGGCTGGTGTCGAAGAAGGCGGCTTGGCAGGTCGGCGATGCGCACAAGGCCAACTTTCCGTCTCGTTCGCCG
Protein-coding regions in this window:
- a CDS encoding TetR/AcrR family transcriptional regulator, whose protein sequence is MRRTQQERSDSTRAALVGAARELFGTRGYHDVPAEEITRTAGVTRGALYHHFGDKLGLFRAVVEEVERELTAEVSAVMTASADPLVGMTTALGTFLEACLRPEVQRISLADAPAVLGWDVWREIEGEYGLGLLVSALTSAHAAGLIVDMPIRTLAQLILSAVMEAARMIASASDQAAVLAETQVVFAGWLGSLLRPDHR